The Haloplanus natans DSM 17983 DNA segment CGGCGCCGGCATCGTCGCCGCCGTCTCCGTCACCATCTTCACGTTCGAGGCGCCGCGACTCGCCGCCCTCGCCATCGTCGGCGGCGGCATCGCCGGCATGACCGTCGACAGCGTCCTCGGCGCGACACTGGAGGGCGGCCGCGTCGGCAACCAGACCGTCAACTTCTTCGGGACGCTCGCCGGGGCCGTCGTCAGCGCGGCGCTCGCGCTCCTCCTGTTGTGATTCGCGCCGCGACGCCGGCTGACGCCCCGACGCTCGCCCGACTCCAGTCGGTCCTGCCCGAACCGAGTCCCGACCTCCTCGAGAGCGCCCTCGACGACGGCGCGATGACGCCGGCGACGGCGCTGGTGTCGACGGCCGACGCGGACACGCCCGTCGCGTACCTCCTCGCCGTCCCCGGCGAGGCTGTCTACGTCGCGGAACTGGTCGTCGCCCCCGACCACCGAAGAGAGGGGCGAGCGCGGGCGCTACTCGACGCGTGTGCGGCGCGGGCAGGTCCCGACGCGGCGCTGACAGTCACCGTCGCGCCCGACAACGAGGCGGCGCGGTCGTGTTACCGGGCGTGTGGCTTCGAGAAAGAGGGGCGCGTTCCCGACTTCTTCGACGACGGCGACGCGGTGCGGTACCGACGCGACTAGTCGGCAGTCGCGAACTGATCGACGGTCCGGACGCGAACGTCGACCGGCGTCTTCACCATCTCGCCCGACGAGCGCGAGACGATCTGTTCGATGCCGCGCTGGGCCGCCACGTCGAGGACACGCTGGGTCAACTGGCCGTCGAGGACGAGCGCGTAGGGGGCCGTCTCCGCGTCGGCCAGGGCGTCGAACGCCTCGCCCGCCGGCACCGTCTCGATGACCTCGAAATCGGCATCGAGGAGCCGCGCGGACGCCGTCTCATCGTCGATGACGGCGCGGACGTGTTCCCGGAGCGTCGACGGGGCTTCGTCGGCGGCGCCGTTCCGGTCCGCGGACGTGGTGCCGTCGGCGTCGGCGTCAGCGTCCGGAGCCTCCGTCTCGGCGGCCGCCGTGGCGTCCGCCGCGTCGCCGACGGGAACGGTGGCGGTGGCCGCGATAGCCTCGCTCGACCGCTCGTCCGTCTCCGTCTCGGTCGACTCCGGCGCCGGCGTCGACTCCGAATCCAGGTCCGGTTCGGCCGAGTCGTCGAAGAGGTCGCCGTACGGCGTCTTATCCCGGAGTGCGGACATGACCTCGTGTCGTTCGAGGTCCTCGACCGACCGGCCCTCGGGCGCGAAGACGACGTAGTCCACGTCGCCGACCTGCGCGAGTTCGCGCAGGATCAGTTCACCGCCACGGTCGCCGTCGAGAAAGGCGGTGACGGTCCGCTCCGCGGAGAGATTCGAGATGGCGTCGGGGACGTTCGTCCCTTCGACGCCCACGGCGTTTTTGATGCCGTACTGGAGGAGCGTGAGCACGTCGGCGCGGCCCTCGACGACGATGATGGCGTCGGAGTCGGCGACGCGCGGCCCCGCGGGGAGACCGTCGAACTCCGTTATATCCTCGATTCGGACGCTCTCGCGCACTTCCTCTAGGATCTTGGAGGAGTCCATGACGCTCTCGTCGAACGACCCCGCGAGCAGTTCCTTGGCGCGGTCGATCACCTGCCTGCGCTTGGCTTCGCGCACGTCTTCGATGTTCGTCACTTCGACGGAGGCCTGACAGGGGCCGACGCGGTCGATGGTCTCCAGTGAGGCGGCGAGGATGGCCGTCTCGACCTTGTCGAGGCTGCTGGCGATGGTGATGCGACCGAACGACTGTCCGTTCTCGCTGTCGATCTGTACGTCTATTCGGCCGACCTTCGAGGACTGCTGGAGGTCCCGAAGATCGAGTTCGTCCCCGAGCAGTCCTTCGGTCTGCCCGAAGACGGCACCGACCACGTCGCTTCGTTCCACGACGCCGTCGGCCGCGATAGATGCGTGAATGAGGTATTTCGCTGTGTCGTCCATTGATGATCCCCTCGTAGGGGTGATGATGGTGATGACGGGTCTACGGGGCGACCCATGTACGCCTATATACTTTTCGGGCGCGCGTAAAATACCTGTCGTACCGATCGGGGTCCGCGTTCGCACCAACGGTTATGTGAGCGACTGTCGAAAGGCAGGTAATGGCACACATCGAGCGACTGCAGGTGTTTCCCGTCAAAGGGCTCGACGGGGTCGAGGTGGAGACGATCGGGATCAGCGACGCCGGTACGGCCGCGGGCGACCGGGAGTACGCCATGTGCGACCCCGACGCAGGTCGCATCGAGACGGGTGAGGATATGCTGACTCTCGCGTACAACGGCAAGCAGACCGACCGCCTCCACGACGTGCGGACGGCGTTCGACGCCGGGACACACACCCTGACCGTCGAACCGAAAGACGGCGGCGAGCGACGGTCGTTCGATCTCTCGACCGACGAGGGGCGCGCCGACGCGGGTGTCTGGCTCGGCGACTTCATCGACGACCCGGTCGACCTGCGCCGGCGCGAACCGCCGTCGTTCGTCGACCGGCCCGACGCCGGCCCCTCGGTGATCAGCACGGCCACCCTGGAGGAAGTCGCGTCCTGGTTCGACGACATGACCGTCGACGGCGCCCGGCGGCGCCTCCGGGCCAACGTCGAAGTCGGCGGCGTCCCCGCGTTCTGGGAGGATCGGTTCGTGGGAACCGACGTCCCCGGGTTCGCCGTCGGGGAGGACGCCGTCCGGTTCGAGGGCGACGAGCCCTGTGCCCGGTGTGTCGTCCCCAGTCGCGATCCGGAGACGGGGGACCCGTTCCCCGAGTTCCGGCAGCGATTCGTCGAGCGCCGCGAAGCGACGTTCCCCGAGTGGGCGGATCGGGACGCGTTCGAGCATCTCTACACCGTGATGCTCATCTCGCGGGTGCCCGAGGCGTCGCGGGGCCGGGCGATATCGGTCGGGGACGCGGTGACCGTGCCGGAATAACAACGGTCGGAAGACTGGTACTTTATATAAACACCCGCCCCACGTACCGCATATGCAGACCCACATCGTTCCGGTCGGGTTCGACTACGACCGGCTGATCGCGCCGCTGATCCGCGACCAGTTCGACGTGGATCGGGTGATCCTGCTCGAAGGCGCCGTGGGAAGCGAGGCCAACGTCGAGTACTCGCGGAACATCTCGGCCAAACTGGAGCAGGACTTCCGCAACCTGCTCGGCGCCGAGACGTGCCGTGTCGTCATCGCGGACGTATACGACTACGACGCCGCCTTCGAGGATGCGTACGACCTCATCAACGACGAGTTGGACGCCGGCGCGCCGGACGGCGAGGTGTGGGTCAACGTGAGTTCGATGCCCCGGCCAGTGAGTTTCGCCTTCGCCACCGCCGCCCACTCCATCACGCTCGAACGGCAGGCCGACCGTGACCGCATCCACACCTACTACACCGCCCCGGAGAAGTATCTGGAGACGGAGCTCGCGGAGGAGTTGCGCGCGAACCGCGACCTGTTGGCGGCCCTCCTCGAGGACGGGGCGGTGGAGGACGAGCGGATCACCGAGCGCCTCGACGGGACGACCGAACTGCTCGACGAGTTCGACGAGCGCGGCACCACCATCGGCGCCAAGCGAATCGGCGACAACCACATCGTCGAACTCCCGGTCGCCTCCTTCTCGAACGTCAAACCCTTCGAGGAGGTGATCCTGTTCGAACTCGGCGAACACGGCGAGTTCGAGTCGGTGTCGGAACTCGCGGAGGCGCTCGCGGCCGAACTCGGCGAGGAGTACACCGACAGCTTCCGGTCGAAAGTTATCTACAACGTCGACCGCCTGGGTCCCGGCGGCAAGGGGTACATCGAGCAGGAAGAACACGGCAAGTCCTACCGGACGCGGCTCTCCCGCATCGGCGAACTCTGGGTGCGCGCCCACGCCGACCGGGAGGACGTGCCGGTGCGCGAGTAGCGCGTTAAAACGTCAGCCCGCGGGCGTCGTCGCTCGGCACCAGCGGACTCCCCGGCAGGTCGTCGGGAAGGGTGGGGAGGTTGTAGCCGCCGGGCGCCACGTCGTTCGGCGCGTCGGGGTAGAACGTCGCCGCGAGCGTCTGGATGTGGTCACGACCCACACCGAGTTCGAACTGGCCGCCGCCGTACAGCGCCATATCGTGCTCCCGAGCGTACTCGATCGTCTCCAACACGGATTCGACGGTCCCGAAACGCGAGGGCTTGATGTTGAGCCACTGTGGCTCGAACGGGCGGTCACGCACGCTCTCGGCGCCCGTGATCGGGGCGTCCCAGGAGACACGCTCGCGCGCCGATTCGACGATTTCGCGCGTCTCGTCGGTCACCGCGGGGTCCTCGATCACCGCGTCCGGGAACCCCTCGATCACCCGCTCGTAGAGGGCGGGGTCGGGCGGCTGATCCACCGTCGTCCCGACGTAGTGGCCCTTCAGGTCGAGGAGGCGGACGGCGCCGGTGTCGGCGAGGGCGGCGACGAGGTCGGCGTCCCAGTCGCTCGTCGGGTCGAGTTTCAGGCCGAGGTCGGGATGGTGATCGAGGATCGCCGCCACCCGATCGATCGTCGGCGGGTCGCCGAGGCGGGTGCTGACGACGAAATTCAGGGGGTCGCGCTCCCGGCCCAGCGCCGACGCGAAGTCGGTGTCGGCCTGCCGGAGCGCGAGGTCGAGTGCCGCGCTCTCGATCCCCCAGCGTCGGTAGTGGTGCGCCGAGGGCTGTCCCGGCTCTTTCGTCGGGAAGAGCGCCACGTCGTCGAGGGCGGCCGAGAACTCGTCGAAGGTGAACTCGCCGGTCGGGACGAGCGCGTCGAGTTCGGCGAGGGCGTCGTGATCTTCGGTGTCGTAGGTCACGTCCTCCCCGCGGCCAACCGTCCCGTCGCCGTGGAGTTCGAAGACGGTCGTCGCACGGACGAACCCGCTGGAGGTGTCACGTTCGTGGCGGGTGCGCGATTCGCGGTCGATCCGAAGCGGGAGGTCGGCGAGGGCGTCGTAGAGAGCCATACCGTCGGAACGGGCGCCAGCGAAATAACGGTGCGCCAGGTACGCTGGGTGACCCAGCGTCGACGGGTCGCCTGACGCGGCTACTCGCGGCGGCCGGCACCGGATTCCAGTTTCTTCACTCGCGTCGCGAGCGTCAGGAAGGTGGCGGTGAGCGTCAGGACGACGGCGAAAGCGGCGGCGAGTTCGTGGGTCGGCGAGAGGTGGGTGATCGCCCCGTCGACGATTCGCTGGCCGGGGAGGAGGGTGTGGTGGGGCGTGCCGAGAACGGGCACGAAGTAGTCGACCAGATCGTTCAGACCGTACCACGCGACGGCGACGGCGACGGCGCCGACGGGGAAGTCGCTGTAGCGGTGGATCAGGAACGCCTCGACGACCATCATCAGATGACTCCCGAGGAGGAAGGCGTACATGGGCACCGGCGTGGTCGCGAGGAAGCCGTCGGCGAATGCGACGAGGACGAAGGGCGTCCAGAATCCGAGTTTCCAGCAGCCGAAGAAGGCCAGCGCGTTCACGATGTCGTTCGAGCGGCCCAGTTTCCAGAGAGCGAGCGACAGCGCAATAAACAGCGTGGCGACGGGACTGTCCGGGACGAGCGGCCAGATTGCGACTGGTTCGGCCGCGAACTGGAAGCGGTAGTACCAGAAGCCGAAGGCGGTGCCGACGAGGTTGACCCCGACGACGGCCCACGCGAGCGAGAGGCCGAGGTTCTCGACGGATCTGGGGAGGGGAGCGAGCCACCGTGGGAGCGAGTCGGGCGCGGGGAGGCCAGTCCCGTCGACGAGGGTGACGAGGCGTCGGAGCGCGGACTCGGATTCCGACCCGGAACTCATTGTCGACCCGAGGGAGCGGCCCGGTAAATCGGTGACGGTGGTGGCGGACGGCAACATCTACCGAAAGCCCGTGCTTAAGTCGATCCCACCGTAACGATAGATATGACCGACCTCGAAGAGCTTCGTCGCGGTACGGAGTTGGTAAAGCGCGGCTTCGCGCGGATGCAGAAAGGCGGCGTCATCATGGACGTGGTCAACGCCGAACAGGCCCGCATCGCCGAAGACTGCGGCGCGGTGGCGGTGATGAGTCTCGAAGCCGTGCCGGCCGACATCCGCAAGCGCGGCGGCGTGGCACGGATGGCCGACCCCGCGGCGCTCACCGAAATTCTCGACGAGGTGTCGATTCCGGTGATGGGGAAAGCACGCATCGGCCACCGGAAGGAAGCCGAGATTCTCCAGGCCAAAGGCGCCGACATGATCGACGAGAGCGAGGTGCTCACCCCCGCCGACGACGACTACCACATCGACAAGCGGGAGTTCACCGCGCCGTTCGTCTGTGGCGCCCGAAACCTCGGCGAGGCGCTCCGCCGCATCGACGAGGGCGCGGCGATGATCCGCACCAAAGGCGAGGCGGGCACCGGCGACGTGAACCAGGCGGTGACCCACCAGCGCGCGATCAAAGGGTCGATCCGCGAACTCGACGGCATGGCCTACGAGGAACGTGAGCGATGGGCCCGCGAACACGGCGCGCCGCGTGATCTGGCCCACGAGACGGCCGATATGGGCCGTCTTCCAGTCGTTAACTTCGCCGCCGGCGGCATCGCGACGCCCGCGGACGCGGCGCTCATGATGCATCACGGCTGTGACGGTATCTTCGTCGGCTCCGGCATCTTCGGCGCCGAGAACCCCGAGGCGATGGGAACCGCCATCGTCGAGGCGGTCAACAACTGGGACGACCCCGACCGCCTCGCCGACATCGCGACGAACGTCGGCAAGGGGATGACGGGCCAGTCCAACGCCGATATGGCCGAAGAGGAGAAGTTGCAGGGTCGCGGCGTCTGATCGACGCCGCCCGACCGCTCACCGTTCCGACGTGTCGGCGTCGCCCGGGATCCACCGCGCCGCCGGGAAGACGAGCGAGACGACCGCCCCCGAGGGCTCGTTGTCAGTTATTTCGACCGTGCCGCCCATCGCCGTCACGAGCCACTTCACGAGCCACAGGCCGAGGCCGCTCCCGTGTTTCAGTGGCCGCTCCTCTCCCTCGGCGATCACCTCGCGTTCCATCTCGGGGATGCCGTTGCCACGGTCGGCGACGGCGATTTCGAGCGAGCCGTCCGCTCGTTCCCGGACGCGAACCGTCACGGTCGGGGCGCCGTCGCTCGAATGCTCGATGGCGTTGTCGACGAGTTCCTCGACGGCGACCCGGACGCCCCGTCGGTTGACGAGGACGACCGGCGCCGCGTCCTCGACGCGGATCGTCGCCCTGGGAGCGGCGTCACGGTACTCCGCCACGATAGCGTCGAGCAACGGCCGGATCTCGACGGGCTGGCTGTCCCGAATCCGCCGGTAGAGGTTGTCGAACCGGCGCGCCCGTTCGGCGACGTCGAGCAACTCCTCGGCCGCCGATACGATCGCGTCGAGATCGGTCCGGGCCAGGTCGGCCGGAAGGTCGCCGTCGGCATCGAGCGTCGTCAGGAGCCCATCGGCCCGCCCGGCAACCACGTTGAGACCGTTTCGCAGGTTGTGACGGAGGACGCGGTTGAACACCATCAGTTGCTGGCGGCGAGCCGTCTGCTCGGTGACGTCCTGGATGGTCCCGCGCAGGAGGGTCGCCCCGTCGACCACGACCGGCTGCCCCGTCGTCCGGACGAACCGGGTCGAGCCGTCCGCCGTGACGAGGCGGGCCTCCACGTCGTAGGGAAGCTCCCACTCGAGGGCGCGCTCGACGAACGTCCGAACCGTTCGGCGATCGGTGGGGTGGTAGAACTCGATCGCCTCCTCGATCGAGGGCTCGTACGCCGGCTCGACCCCGTGAATCCGGCGAGTGCCGGGCGTCCACCGGAGCGTCTCCGTGTCGAGAGCGAGCTCCCACCCCCCCACGTCGGCCGCCTCCTCCGTCCGCGCCAACAGGTCACGGCTCCGTTCGAGCGCGAGTTCGTGTTCCTGTCGCTCGGTCACGTCCGTCTGAATCGAGACGAAGTGGGTGATGGTGCCGTCCTCGTCGGTGATCGGGGCGATGGTCTGCTCGGCGACGTATCGCTCGCCGTCGGCCCGGCGGTTCACGATCTCCTCCCGCCAGACCTCGCCGGCGCGGATGGTCGTCCAGAGTCGGCAGAAGTACGACTGGTCGTGGTGGTCGGCGTTGAGCAGGTTCGGTGTCCGGCCGATGGCGTCGGCGGCGTCGTAGCCGGTGATGGACTCGAACGCCGGGTTCACGTAGACGATCCGGCCGTCGGCGTCGGTGATGAAGATAGCGTGGCCGGCCGCCTCGACGGCGCGTTCGAACCACGCCTGGTTCGGCGGCTGGCTCGTCGCGGTCGTTCGGGTGTCGGCATCAGCCATCCGTTCTCGACCCTCCACAGCTGAGAGATATAGGCCCTGCGAACGAGTCCAGATCGTGAGAATCGGACGGCGACGGGCGTCGACCGATCATTCCGTATACAACGTCGCGCCGCGACCGATCCGCGTCTGGTAGGCGCGGGCGTCGACGCCGGCGTCCATGAACGCGTCCACCATCGCGGCGGCGATGGGCCGACGATCCTCGGAGTGACAGGCAGCGACGACCCCCGGGCCGGCGCCGCTGACGGTGACGCCCGTCGCCCCCGCCGAGAGCGCCGCCTCGCGAACCTCGGCGTAGCCCGAGATGAGGTCGGCGCGGGCGGGCGTGACGAGGCGGTCGTGCATCCCCCTCCCCACGAGGTCCGGGTCGTCGCGACACATCCCGGTCGTCAGCGTGGCCGCGCGGCCGACGGTGTTGACCAGTTGCTCCATCGTCGCGCCCGCGGGCACCACGTCGCGGGCGTCGCGCGTCGAGACGACGATTTCGGGGAGGCAGGCCACCAGCGGGATGTCGGCGTCGACGACCGTCACGTCCCGGCCGGTGGCGATGGTGAACCCACCCAGGAGCGCGGGCGCGACGTTGTCGAGGTGGACCTCGCCGGAGACGGTCGCCTCGCCTTTGCCCGCGATGGGGACGAGGTCGCGTCGCGAGAGGCCGCGGTCGTAGAGTTCGTTGAGCGCGAGGGCGGCGGCGGCCGCGCTGGCGCCGGAGGAGCCGAGTCCCGAGGATGGGCGGATACCCTTGTCGATGCGGATGTGCGCCGGCGCGTCCAGTGCTTCGGCGACCGCGCCGACGGTGTTCGACTCGGGATCTTCCGGAATGAACTCGGCCCCGTAGCCCGTCACCTCGATGGTCGTCCGATCGGCCTTCTCGACGCGGACGATATCAGCCGGTCGGTCGAGGGCCGCACCGAACACGTCGAACCCGCTACCGAGGTTCGCACTCGTGGCGGGAGCCCTGACCGTAATCATGCCCCGGAGTTGCGCGAGTCGGGTCAAAAACCTGCCGAAGGGTCGAAGCGGACGGAGTGGAGTTCAACACAAGGATTAGGCGGCTAGCCCGCCGCGTAGGGGTATGGTCCGCCCCGCCGGCGCGACGGCGACGGTCGAGCGCCCTCCTCGTGCCGTCGCGACGGTCGTGTTCGTCGTCTTTCTGGATCTCGTGGGCTTCGGCATCGTCATCCCCATCCTTCCGTACTACGTTCGGAGCTTCGGCGTCGGCGACGTGTTCATCGGCTTGCTGGCGGCGACGTACTCGCTGACGCAGTTTCTCGCCGCTCCGACGCTGGGTCGCGCCTCGGACCGCTGGGGTCGCCGGCCGGTTCTCGTCCTGTCGCTCGCGGGGAGCGCCGTCGCGTGGACGGTGTTCGGCCTCGGCGACCTGGTGGGCGATGTCGCGGGGGCGGCCGCCGGCGTGGCCGTCCTCTTTCTGGCTCGCGCCCTCGCCGGCGCTATGGGGGGCAACATCGCCGCCGCGCAGGCGTACGTCGCGGACGTGACGCCGCCCGAGAAGCGGGCGGGGGCGCTCGGCCTCGTCGGCGCCTCGTTCAGCCTCGGCTTCATTTTCGGCCCGGCCATCGGCGGCGCACTGGCGAGCGAGACGGCGGTGCGCGCCGCGTCCGGACTGCCGGTGCCGCTCCCCGCGACGCCCTTTTCGCTGCCCGCGTTCGGCGCGGCGGCGATGAGCCTCGTCGCCCTCGTCGTCGCCCTCGTCACGCTAAAGGAACCCGCGCGACACCGGGTGACGGGCGCGCGGTCGACGCTCGTCGACGACTTCGCGGCCGCGCTCCGTGACCCCGCGCTCCGCGGCCTCGTCCTCGCCTTTTTTCTCGTCTCCGTCGCCTTCGCGGGCGTTCAGGTCATGTTCATCCCCTTCGTCGCCGACGCGGATGCGTACGGGTTCGACGCCTCGGCCGCCGCCCTGTTGCTCACCTACGTCGGCGTTCTCGGCGCGGTGAATCAGGGCGTCCTCGTCGGGCACCTCGCGGACCGATTCGGCTCCGGACGCCTCGCCGTCGCGGGCGCGACGATTCTGTGTGTCGCCCTCGCGGCGCTGCCGTTCGCCCCGGCGCTCGGGGGCGTGCTGCCGCCCCTCGCCGGCCCGCCGTGGCTCACGCCCGAACTGGTCGCGTTGCTGGCCGTCCTCGGACTCCTCTCGTTCGGCAACGGCCTCCTGAACCCGTCGCTGGCGGCGCTGGTGTCGGCGAGTTCGGGTGCGGACCGGCAGGGCACCGCCTTCGGCGTGACACAGGGAGCGGGGAGCCTCGGTCGGACCGTCGGCCCGCCGGCCGCGGCGGCGCTGTACGCGGCCGTCTACTGGTCGCCGTTCGTCGCCGGGGCCGTCGTCGTCCTGCCGGTGATCGCGTTGCTCGTGGAGGTCGGACGGGGGACGGCGACGGAAGCGGACGCCTAGTCCGACGTGGCGACGGTGGTGTCCGTCGACACCAGATCGAGCACGTCGTCAAAGAAGTCGAGCGAGTCGTGCGGACCGGGGTTGGCCTCGGGGTGGTACTGGCGGGTGATGACGCCAAGATCCTCGTTTTCCAGCCCTTCGGCGGTTCCGTCGTTGACGTTCACCTGCGTCACCTCCAGTCGGTCGCCGGGTTCGCCAACGGTGTAGCCGTGATTCTGGGTGGTCATGACGACCCGCCCGGACTCCAGGTCGCGGACAGGTTGGTTGACGCCGCGGTGGCCGAAGGCCATCTTCTCCGTGCTGCCGCCGAGGGCGTTGGCGACGACCTGCTGGCCCAGACAGATGCCGGCGACGGGGAGGTCACCGACGTACGTGTCGACGAGCGCCTCCGCGTCCTCGAAGTTCTCGGGGTCGCCGGGGCCGTTCGAGATGAAGAGGATGTCGGGGTCGACGGCCGCCACGTCCTCGGCCGTCGCGTCGTAGGGCAGGACGTGAACCGTCGCGTCCCGTTCCAGCAGGGAGTCGACGATGGAGCCCTTGGCGCCACAGTCGATCAGAGCGACCGTGGCGGCCGAACCGCCCTCGTAGAGGGTTGGCTCGTCGACGCTCACCTGCGCGCCGATGTCGGTGTGCTCGCTCATGCCCTTGCATTCGGCGAGTTCGGCCCTGGCGTCG contains these protein-coding regions:
- a CDS encoding PAS domain-containing sensor histidine kinase — its product is MADADTRTTATSQPPNQAWFERAVEAAGHAIFITDADGRIVYVNPAFESITGYDAADAIGRTPNLLNADHHDQSYFCRLWTTIRAGEVWREEIVNRRADGERYVAEQTIAPITDEDGTITHFVSIQTDVTERQEHELALERSRDLLARTEEAADVGGWELALDTETLRWTPGTRRIHGVEPAYEPSIEEAIEFYHPTDRRTVRTFVERALEWELPYDVEARLVTADGSTRFVRTTGQPVVVDGATLLRGTIQDVTEQTARRQQLMVFNRVLRHNLRNGLNVVAGRADGLLTTLDADGDLPADLARTDLDAIVSAAEELLDVAERARRFDNLYRRIRDSQPVEIRPLLDAIVAEYRDAAPRATIRVEDAAPVVLVNRRGVRVAVEELVDNAIEHSSDGAPTVTVRVRERADGSLEIAVADRGNGIPEMEREVIAEGEERPLKHGSGLGLWLVKWLVTAMGGTVEITDNEPSGAVVSLVFPAARWIPGDADTSER
- a CDS encoding homoserine kinase: MITVRAPATSANLGSGFDVFGAALDRPADIVRVEKADRTTIEVTGYGAEFIPEDPESNTVGAVAEALDAPAHIRIDKGIRPSSGLGSSGASAAAAALALNELYDRGLSRRDLVPIAGKGEATVSGEVHLDNVAPALLGGFTIATGRDVTVVDADIPLVACLPEIVVSTRDARDVVPAGATMEQLVNTVGRAATLTTGMCRDDPDLVGRGMHDRLVTPARADLISGYAEVREAALSAGATGVTVSGAGPGVVAACHSEDRRPIAAAMVDAFMDAGVDARAYQTRIGRGATLYTE
- a CDS encoding GNAT family N-acetyltransferase; the protein is MIRAATPADAPTLARLQSVLPEPSPDLLESALDDGAMTPATALVSTADADTPVAYLLAVPGEAVYVAELVVAPDHRREGRARALLDACAARAGPDAALTVTVAPDNEAARSCYRACGFEKEGRVPDFFDDGDAVRYRRD
- the carA gene encoding glutamine-hydrolyzing carbamoyl-phosphate synthase small subunit, whose product is MSDAYLALEDGRVVEARGRVPGRTRGELVFTTAYTGYEESLTDPSYEEQVLTFSYPLIGNYGVRSERFESDRIHPRAAIAREFTEDVVEWLHEEAVPAIDHLDTRDLVTAIREEGAMKCGIAVGPDATPDDARAELAECKGMSEHTDIGAQVSVDEPTLYEGGSAATVALIDCGAKGSIVDSLLERDATVHVLPYDATAEDVAAVDPDILFISNGPGDPENFEDAEALVDTYVGDLPVAGICLGQQVVANALGGSTEKMAFGHRGVNQPVRDLESGRVVMTTQNHGYTVGEPGDRLEVTQVNVNDGTAEGLENEDLGVITRQYHPEANPGPHDSLDFFDDVLDLVSTDTTVATSD
- the pdxS gene encoding pyridoxal 5'-phosphate synthase lyase subunit PdxS, which produces MTDLEELRRGTELVKRGFARMQKGGVIMDVVNAEQARIAEDCGAVAVMSLEAVPADIRKRGGVARMADPAALTEILDEVSIPVMGKARIGHRKEAEILQAKGADMIDESEVLTPADDDYHIDKREFTAPFVCGARNLGEALRRIDEGAAMIRTKGEAGTGDVNQAVTHQRAIKGSIRELDGMAYEERERWAREHGAPRDLAHETADMGRLPVVNFAAGGIATPADAALMMHHGCDGIFVGSGIFGAENPEAMGTAIVEAVNNWDDPDRLADIATNVGKGMTGQSNADMAEEEKLQGRGV
- a CDS encoding DUF1405 domain-containing protein → MSSGSESESALRRLVTLVDGTGLPAPDSLPRWLAPLPRSVENLGLSLAWAVVGVNLVGTAFGFWYYRFQFAAEPVAIWPLVPDSPVATLFIALSLALWKLGRSNDIVNALAFFGCWKLGFWTPFVLVAFADGFLATTPVPMYAFLLGSHLMMVVEAFLIHRYSDFPVGAVAVAVAWYGLNDLVDYFVPVLGTPHHTLLPGQRIVDGAITHLSPTHELAAAFAVVLTLTATFLTLATRVKKLESGAGRRE
- a CDS encoding MFS transporter; this encodes MVRPAGATATVERPPRAVATVVFVVFLDLVGFGIVIPILPYYVRSFGVGDVFIGLLAATYSLTQFLAAPTLGRASDRWGRRPVLVLSLAGSAVAWTVFGLGDLVGDVAGAAAGVAVLFLARALAGAMGGNIAAAQAYVADVTPPEKRAGALGLVGASFSLGFIFGPAIGGALASETAVRAASGLPVPLPATPFSLPAFGAAAMSLVALVVALVTLKEPARHRVTGARSTLVDDFAAALRDPALRGLVLAFFLVSVAFAGVQVMFIPFVADADAYGFDASAAALLLTYVGVLGAVNQGVLVGHLADRFGSGRLAVAGATILCVALAALPFAPALGGVLPPLAGPPWLTPELVALLAVLGLLSFGNGLLNPSLAALVSASSGADRQGTAFGVTQGAGSLGRTVGPPAAAALYAAVYWSPFVAGAVVVLPVIALLVEVGRGTATEADA
- the dnaG gene encoding DNA primase DnaG, producing MDDTAKYLIHASIAADGVVERSDVVGAVFGQTEGLLGDELDLRDLQQSSKVGRIDVQIDSENGQSFGRITIASSLDKVETAILAASLETIDRVGPCQASVEVTNIEDVREAKRRQVIDRAKELLAGSFDESVMDSSKILEEVRESVRIEDITEFDGLPAGPRVADSDAIIVVEGRADVLTLLQYGIKNAVGVEGTNVPDAISNLSAERTVTAFLDGDRGGELILRELAQVGDVDYVVFAPEGRSVEDLERHEVMSALRDKTPYGDLFDDSAEPDLDSESTPAPESTETETDERSSEAIAATATVPVGDAADATAAAETEAPDADADADGTTSADRNGAADEAPSTLREHVRAVIDDETASARLLDADFEVIETVPAGEAFDALADAETAPYALVLDGQLTQRVLDVAAQRGIEQIVSRSSGEMVKTPVDVRVRTVDQFATAD
- a CDS encoding enolase produces the protein MALYDALADLPLRIDRESRTRHERDTSSGFVRATTVFELHGDGTVGRGEDVTYDTEDHDALAELDALVPTGEFTFDEFSAALDDVALFPTKEPGQPSAHHYRRWGIESAALDLALRQADTDFASALGRERDPLNFVVSTRLGDPPTIDRVAAILDHHPDLGLKLDPTSDWDADLVAALADTGAVRLLDLKGHYVGTTVDQPPDPALYERVIEGFPDAVIEDPAVTDETREIVESARERVSWDAPITGAESVRDRPFEPQWLNIKPSRFGTVESVLETIEYAREHDMALYGGGQFELGVGRDHIQTLAATFYPDAPNDVAPGGYNLPTLPDDLPGSPLVPSDDARGLTF
- a CDS encoding MOSC domain-containing protein, giving the protein MAHIERLQVFPVKGLDGVEVETIGISDAGTAAGDREYAMCDPDAGRIETGEDMLTLAYNGKQTDRLHDVRTAFDAGTHTLTVEPKDGGERRSFDLSTDEGRADAGVWLGDFIDDPVDLRRREPPSFVDRPDAGPSVISTATLEEVASWFDDMTVDGARRRLRANVEVGGVPAFWEDRFVGTDVPGFAVGEDAVRFEGDEPCARCVVPSRDPETGDPFPEFRQRFVERREATFPEWADRDAFEHLYTVMLISRVPEASRGRAISVGDAVTVPE
- a CDS encoding HFX_2341 family transcriptional regulator gives rise to the protein MQTHIVPVGFDYDRLIAPLIRDQFDVDRVILLEGAVGSEANVEYSRNISAKLEQDFRNLLGAETCRVVIADVYDYDAAFEDAYDLINDELDAGAPDGEVWVNVSSMPRPVSFAFATAAHSITLERQADRDRIHTYYTAPEKYLETELAEELRANRDLLAALLEDGAVEDERITERLDGTTELLDEFDERGTTIGAKRIGDNHIVELPVASFSNVKPFEEVILFELGEHGEFESVSELAEALAAELGEEYTDSFRSKVIYNVDRLGPGGKGYIEQEEHGKSYRTRLSRIGELWVRAHADREDVPVRE